A segment of the Zingiber officinale cultivar Zhangliang chromosome 8B, Zo_v1.1, whole genome shotgun sequence genome:
cggtgcatccctctcttggagttcttgtggtggccggttcttgctaggagaagaaggagagaaaggaggctttgttctagcatcccttggagcttgaaggttagtggtcgaaacttgcaagaaggaaggtatcttggtggttctcatctcggtagatcgttgcccacacaacgtccgagataagaagaggaatacgatagaagatcaagaggttgttgcttacaaagaaaggtataactagtaattctattccacatcatactagttttctttgtatggattttgaaataccaaatacaagaggctagtgattctagattttcggatttgtgattcgaagttgtgtttcttttgtttttttttatcttgtgatttgattgttatttttggttaaacctagggttactataagaaaattaaatattgaatttcgttgagaggctttgtcgagacagtggtggatgtacccatacccaagaaggccaagtgtctcgccatgtttgacctgggagccgatctctgaaataaatatttaattaaatttgtaacatgggtggatttggatctataatgttaagtatcatttgcgatccaagtctaaacctctaagaacagataagttaaatttggaatcaataatattaagttttgtttgcgattccaaatttaatttctaaataacacaataggttgttaggaatgattcaggacttgtacaaaatttttgtacaggggaaccggtacgatattcccagtagcaaccaacacctctaACTTGGTGACATCGCcaaccggcttcaccttcttccatactaggtcgccgGCCTGGAACAATCTtgggatcaccctccgattgtagcTCTACTTCATCCTCTGTTGGTATGCCATCAATCGGACGACAGCTTTTTCGCGCGCTTCGTCCACTAAGTCTAGCTCCAgaagcctccgctcggcgttgtccttgCTGTAGTGTTGTATCCGATCGGATTCAACTCTAACTTCGACGGGGATGGATGCTTCACCGCCGTATACCAGGTGGAAAGGAGTTGCCCCGGTCCCTTCTTTGGGAGTTGTGCGGATCACCCACAGCACGCTGGGGagttcatctacccaacttcctcTAACATGGTCGAGCCGTGTGCGTGGGATTCGCAGGATCTCCTGATTGGCGACTTCGGCCTGCCCGTTGCTCTAAGGATAGGCCACGGAGGTGAAAGCTTGTTGGATGTCATATCCTCCGCACCATTCTTTGAGTTTCTGACCGgcgaattgccttccattatttgagacgagccgacgcgggatgccgaaccgacaaatcaTGTGGTACCAGATGAACTTCATGACCATATGTTTGGTTATTCTTACCAACGGCTCGGCTTcaacccattttgagaagtaatcCACTGCGACGAGCAAGAATCTCCGCTGACCTGTTGCCATGGGGAATGACCCaataatgtccatgccccactggtcgaacgggcaagagatTGTGGACGCCTTTATTTCTTCGATCGGTCGGTGCGAGAGGTTATGATATTTCTGGCAAGACAAATAGGTAGCCACCGTCCGAGTGGCATCCTCCTGgagggtcggccagaagtatcAAGCCAGTAGAATATTCCTTGCTAATGAGCaaccgcccggatgtcctccataGGACCCTTGATGTACCTCTCGTAGTATGTAGTCAGCGTCCTCCAATGCATTCAAGTAGAGGTCTAGAGAaggtcttcttgtagagttgttCCCCGATCAGGGTAAATCATCCGGCCCTTTTCCAAAGCAAGCGTGCCTCCTCCTGATTGGACGGGGTAGCTCCTGACTTCAAAAATTCTGTCAAAGCCATCCTCCAATCGTTTGGGAAGGTTAGCCTCTCCATCCGGTTAATATGAGCCACTAGAGATACTTGCTCAATCGGTTGTGATATGACGATCGACAATAATGAGCTTCGTAATTTGGCCAACTTGTCTGCAGCCTGATTCTCTGACTGAGGGATCTTCTGTATGCCGACCTCCAGAAAGTGGGCCttcagcttttcgaaggcttcggcGTAGAGCCTGAGTCAGGCGTTACTTATCTCGAACGTCTCGGTCAGCTGTTGAGCAACCAATtgggaatccgagtggatgaggacatTGATGGCTCCGACGTGTCGGGCGGCTTGTAAACCGACGATTagcgcctcatactctgcttcattatttgttgcccTGTAGTCCAGCCAAATGGACAgttgcatccgctcttcttgggGATAGATGAGTAATACGTCGATCCCGCTCCCCTGTCGAGTAGACAAGCCATCCACATATACCCTCCAAAAGGCTTCTGGCTCAGGATTTTGTACCTCAGtgatgaaatctgccaaggaccgTGCTTTGATGGTCGTTCGGGATTGGTACTGGATGTCGAACTCGCTAAGCTCTGTCATCCATTTGATCAgtcgtccggatgcctctggattgagGAGCACTCTCCCCAAGGGACTAttggtcatcacgatgatggAGTGAGCAAGGAAGTAGGGGCGGGCCTCCGAGCGGCAAGTACCAATGCATAATtcaacttctcgagaccggtgtagcgggactcagcgtctttcaatatatgacttaggaAATACACCGACTGTTCCTCGTCGTTCTGCTTAACTAGGGTCGAGCCGACCGTATGCTTGGTCGACGACAGGTAAATTCGGAGGGGCTCGCCGACAAGTGGTTTAGCTAGTACAGGTAGAGAATTGAGGTACGCCTTGAGTTCTTCGAATGTCCGGTCGTACTCctcgtcccactggaatttgcTGGCTCAGCacagtatcttgaagaatggcaagctccggtcggatgatttggagatgaaccgaGATAGTGTTGTTATCCGATCGGTGAGACGCTGGGCTTCCTTCAAATTTATAGGCGGCAGCATGTCTTGTAGTGCTTTTACTTTGCTGGGGTTTGCCTCGATGTCCCactcggtgacgatgtagcccAAGAATCGCCCGATTtttgcgccgaacagacacttgtttGGATTTAGCTTGATTCCGTATGTCCTGAGTGTCTGGCAGGTCTCTTTGATATCTGCATATAGGTCAacagctcggagggatttgattaatatgtcgtcgacgtaTAGCTCCATGTTACGGTCGATCTGCCgtcggaacactttattcatcagtcTCTGATAAGTAGCTCCGGCGTTCTTCAGTCCAAACGACATAACATTGTAACAGTACGTTCCATCggccgtaatgaagctgaccttttcttggtcCGCCCggacgagcggcacttgatggtacccttgatatgcgtccagcatgcatattagCTTGCACCCCgtagtggagtctaccatctgatcaatccgAGGTAGCGGGTAGAtgtccttcgggcatgctttgttgaggtcACGGAAGTTAATGCAGACTcaccacttgttgcctggcttggagaccaacacgaCATTTGtgagccagcttgggaattgaatttctcgtatgtggccggcctccagcagTTTCTCTATTTCTACCCAGATGATCaggttttgttcggcgctgaagtctctcTTTCTCTGCTTTACGAGCCGACCGTCCTGTCGGACATGAAGTTCGTGTTGCGTGACGCTCGAGGAAATCTCGAgaagctcgtgcgtcgaccacgcTATACATCGTGGTTTTGCTGGAGACAGGTGATTAGCTCCGCCTTCTGCTCGGCTTCTAGATCAGACACTATGAAAGTTGTTGCCTCTGCTCTGCCGGGATGGATTTGGACTTCCTATTTTTCTTCGTAGACTAGGGTAGGTGGTTTTTCAGTGATGGAGCTTACCTCTAGCCGGGGAGTTTTTCGAGCGGATTtggcctcggtcttgaccatctcgacataacaGCATCGGGCGGC
Coding sequences within it:
- the LOC122013891 gene encoding uncharacterized protein LOC122013891; this encodes MDIIGSFPMATGQRRFLLVAVDYFSKWVEAEPLSNGQAEVANQEILRIPRTRLDHVRGSWVDELPSVLWVIRTTPKEGTGATPFHLVYGGEASIPVEVRVESDRIQHYSKDNAERRLLELDLVDEAREKAVVRLMAYQQRMK